A single window of Montipora capricornis isolate CH-2021 chromosome 14, ASM3666992v2, whole genome shotgun sequence DNA harbors:
- the LOC138032261 gene encoding histamine H2 receptor-like gives MTSPECITWMTVGLAESVAIVTLNLCTIIVFTRNRNLCNRSTYLVINLAVTDMLVGGVAVYYLFYLFGVFCNVWRGHPNEHLARYIDIILICFPGMSLINITIIALERAYATFRPFKHRVLKKRVYGLLIVFVWVITALSSFLGLKYFVEGVTGLYLTIAFSSFELLIICVSYSSIVIKVRCGAHPQHHGAASRERKLTMTLLIVTVSSLLFLPAFFFSILLDSGKFKIPFSVEINIHGALWVSLGANSLVNPILYAIRMPEYRSTLAALFRKKPTLRNRERRVVDLPLRDL, from the coding sequence ATGACTTCACCCGAGTGCATAACCTGGATGACTGTAGGCTTGGCCGAGTCTGTTGCCATAGTAACACTCAACCTCTGTacgataattgtttttacaagAAACCGTAATCTTTGCAATCGCAGCACGTACCTGGTGATAAATTTGGCAGTTACAGATATGTTGGTTGGAGGAGTTGCTGTGTATTACCTGTTCTATTTGTTTGGAGTATTCTGTAATGTATGGAGGGGGCATCCTAATGAACATTTGGCACGTTATATAGACATAATACTTATTTGTTTTCCTGGTATGTCTTTAATAAACATAACCATTATTGCTTTAGAACGGGCATATGCGACATTTCGGCCTTTCAAGCATCGCGTGCTGAAAAAACGGGTGTATGGCCTATTAATTGTCTTTGTTTGGGTTATTACGGCATTAAGTAGTTTCTTAGGTCTTAAATATTTTGTAGAGGGAGTCACGGGTCTTTACTTAACGATTGCATTTAGCTCGTTTGAACTTTTGATCATTTGTGTATCTTACTCATCCATTGTTATTAAAGTCCGTTGTGGAGCGCATCCTCAACATCATGGTGCAGCCAGTAGAGAAAGAAAATTGACTATGACATTGTTGATTGTGACTGTTTCATCTCTTTTGTTCCTGCCAGCATTTTTTTTCAGTATTCTCCTTGATAGCGGTAAATTTAAAATCCCCTTTTCAGTGGAAATAAATATACATGGTGCACTTTGGGTTTCACTTGGTGCAAACTCTCTTGTCAATCCTATATTATACGCTATCCGCATGCCAGAATACAGATCTACTTTAGCTGCACTCTTTCGCAAAAAACCTACACTTCGTAACCGTGAAAGGCGAGTTGTAGATTTACCTCTTCGTGACTTGTAA